A stretch of the Bacteroidota bacterium genome encodes the following:
- a CDS encoding glycosyltransferase — protein sequence MFYKLKALHKEGVKITLHCFEYGRGEKKELNNYCEKVFYYKRKANKHLLFNSLPYIVSSRKSETLISNLLKDDFSILFEGLHCCFHLNDERLKRRKKIVRMHNIEHNYYSNLAKVEKSFFRRKYFESEAKKLEQFESILKYADTIAAISPSDTNELNTRYKNAVNIMAFHPHDKIEIKEGRGDFALYHGSLAVGENNKAALYLVNEIFNDINIPFVIAGNGASEELKDAIRNKKNISLRENISTQEIYQLVQQAQLNILPTFQATGIKLKLLSALYTGKHCLVNSPMVKDTGLESLCPVADSSEEMKKEIFHLMKISFSEDEKLKREKILSEKFSNQANIRKLMELF from the coding sequence GTGTTTTACAAACTGAAGGCGCTTCACAAAGAAGGAGTGAAAATCACACTGCACTGTTTCGAATACGGGCGCGGAGAAAAAAAAGAACTGAACAACTATTGCGAAAAAGTTTTCTATTATAAACGCAAGGCGAACAAGCATTTGCTTTTTAATTCCCTTCCTTATATAGTATCGAGCCGGAAATCGGAAACACTAATTTCAAATTTACTGAAAGATGATTTTTCAATTCTATTTGAAGGATTGCATTGCTGCTTTCATTTGAACGATGAGCGGTTGAAGCGCAGAAAAAAAATTGTGCGCATGCATAACATCGAGCACAATTACTATTCCAATCTTGCCAAAGTTGAAAAAAGTTTTTTCCGCAGAAAATATTTTGAAAGCGAAGCAAAAAAACTTGAACAATTCGAATCAATTTTAAAATATGCGGATACAATAGCAGCAATTTCTCCTTCCGATACAAATGAATTGAACACTCGCTATAAAAATGCTGTAAATATTATGGCATTTCATCCGCATGATAAAATTGAAATCAAAGAAGGAAGAGGAGATTTCGCGCTGTATCATGGAAGTTTAGCAGTGGGAGAAAATAATAAAGCCGCGCTTTATCTGGTGAATGAAATTTTTAATGACATAAATATTCCTTTTGTCATTGCAGGAAATGGAGCTTCAGAGGAATTGAAAGATGCAATAAGAAATAAAAAAAATATTTCTCTACGAGAAAATATTTCAACTCAGGAAATTTATCAACTGGTGCAGCAAGCACAACTGAATATTCTCCCCACGTTTCAGGCAACGGGAATAAAACTTAAACTGCTTTCAGCGCTTTATACCGGAAAACATTGTTTGGTAAATTCTCCTATGGTAAAAGATACCGGACTTGAATCCCTTTGTCCTGTTGCAGATTCATCAGAAGAAATGAAAAAAGAAATTTTCCATTTAATGAAAATTTCTTTCAGCGAAGATGAAAAACTGAAACGTGAAAAAATTCTCTCGGAAAAATTTTCGAATCAGGCAAACATCAGGAAACTGATGGAGTTATTTTAG
- a CDS encoding type IX secretion system membrane protein PorP/SprF: MKHLLKYFSSVRIFILLFYLSYVICHLSFSQQMPYYTQFKPNNIMLNPAVAGTKRIMDARLFYRNQWTGFDDAPVTMGFSANSRFMNGSMGAGIAYFSDKTGPTSRNDFALAYSYHAKFDDVELSLGAAGHLLSYLVDGSKLHMHIPFDNAIDLAAFQKKKVWDASAGALFYNDRFHVGVSVLNFMEPTINYYPNDDTLHKTKIHMVPHVYGSVGYNWSGQEDWIWENSLQAVYSAFNPIVVDYNLRLHYKQVIFGGLSIRLRDAIALNAGVTIAGEFHISYSYDFIVSPLSAYQSGSHEIMLAWSSNLGLDKQKKYDTSRFKRQRYGYMF; encoded by the coding sequence ATGAAACATTTATTAAAATATTTTTCTTCCGTTAGAATTTTTATTTTGCTTTTCTATTTGTCCTATGTCATTTGTCATTTGTCATTTTCACAGCAGATGCCTTACTACACACAGTTCAAGCCGAACAACATTATGCTCAATCCCGCAGTGGCGGGCACCAAACGCATTATGGACGCGCGCCTCTTTTACCGCAACCAGTGGACGGGCTTTGACGATGCGCCTGTTACCATGGGATTTTCTGCCAACAGCCGTTTCATGAACGGAAGCATGGGAGCGGGCATTGCTTATTTCAGCGATAAAACCGGACCCACTTCGCGCAATGATTTTGCGCTGGCGTATTCTTACCACGCAAAGTTTGACGATGTGGAACTTTCGCTGGGCGCTGCGGGGCATTTGCTGAGTTACTTAGTGGACGGAAGCAAACTGCACATGCACATTCCGTTCGACAATGCCATTGACCTGGCGGCTTTTCAGAAGAAAAAAGTATGGGATGCCAGCGCGGGCGCTCTCTTTTACAACGACCGCTTTCATGTGGGCGTGAGCGTGCTGAATTTTATGGAGCCCACCATCAACTATTATCCGAATGACGACACGCTGCATAAAACAAAAATTCACATGGTGCCGCACGTATACGGAAGCGTGGGCTATAACTGGTCGGGGCAGGAGGACTGGATTTGGGAAAATTCATTGCAGGCAGTGTACTCCGCTTTTAATCCCATAGTGGTTGATTATAACCTGCGCCTGCATTATAAGCAGGTGATTTTTGGCGGGCTTTCCATCCGCCTGCGCGATGCCATTGCGCTGAATGCGGGCGTTACCATTGCCGGAGAATTTCACATCAGTTACTCCTATGATTTTATTGTTTCGCCCCTGAGCGCTTACCAGAGCGGCTCGCATGAAATCATGCTTGCCTGGAGTTCCAATTTAGGATTGGATAAGCAAAAAAAATACGATACCTCGCGCTTTAAACGGCAGCGGTACGGGTATATGTTTTGA
- a CDS encoding DUF5615 family PIN-like protein, whose translation MKILLDENIPKVLKKHLGKSFRIFTVQEMDWDGKRNGELLGLMIANDFEILITADKNLHFQQSLKKFPVAVLLLDLKFVRPDTVVELAPSILKVLKTEPEMGIIFIR comes from the coding sequence ATGAAAATTCTTTTAGACGAAAATATTCCTAAAGTGCTGAAAAAGCATTTGGGAAAATCGTTCCGTATTTTTACTGTTCAGGAAATGGATTGGGATGGAAAACGAAACGGGGAACTGCTTGGCTTAATGATTGCAAATGATTTTGAAATCCTGATTACTGCCGATAAAAATCTTCACTTCCAGCAGAGTTTGAAAAAATTTCCTGTTGCGGTGCTGCTGCTTGATCTAAAGTTTGTCCGCCCAGATACAGTTGTTGAACTTGCTCCTTCTATTCTTAAAGTTCTGAAAACAGAACCTGAGATGGGAATTATTTTTATTCGCTGA
- a CDS encoding tetratricopeptide repeat protein produces the protein MNKRTAIYIFLFGLFFLICIALFSQKTMVYTNLDADFKLALELFQKQKFGSAQKQFSKIISHYGNEPHNLIRIDAEYYSALCALELFNKDAELLLKNFISVHPESPRTQTAYFQLGKYNYRKKQYNKALEWFAKVDVYDLNNEELSEFYFKRGYSFFEEDSMVQAKKDFFEIKDIDNKYASPATYYYGHISYREKNYQTALQHFQKLKRNENFGAIVPYYIAQIFFLQEKYDSAIVYAKPLLDSGNVKRVPELTKIMGESYYRTSKYNEAIPYLEKYKSLAGNLNRNEWYQLGYAYYKIEKFSEAIPCFQNSIAERDSISQNAHYHLGDCYVRVSIVEKKSLHMLAKNSFEAAYKIDFDKSITEDALFNYAKLCYELSYSPFNEALSALSAYINKYPDSPRLDECYKYLVNVYLSTKNYKEAMKSIESMKSLNEEMKTAYQKISFLYGLQLFANNHLQETIIYLNKSLTHPVNSTYTSLAHYWKGETFYQMSEKAGMKFGLDSSILSYKTFLSSPGAINNNEFFAAHYNLGYANFKKENYSEANVWFRKYAGLKSNEPKEKMNDAYLRIGDGFFMMKDYTNAVDYYDEALKTGKRDADYALYQKALAQGVLGKKEAKVNTLAELLSNYSGKQNLPAAGRYEAAAKFELANTYVQLNNDENALAYYKKVVNEHPETSFTPRALLQIGRIEAKKKEYDHSLATLDKVLASYPKTTEAFEAIRAMRDIYKAKGDMDAYEAKLKNIPYAAVTLASLDSSNYDVAFDFYDKGDCDNAIKNFTKYMEKYPNGIFLIQANYYKAECDFKNKNYEAALGGYQYVLDKPLNAFTESSLLKGAGINYRNKNYESALKQYGRLAEVAEYPANASEGKTGTMRCFFNVGKLDSASAAAKKVLEIEKVSDETKAEAHFIIGKNYSDIKYYDLAAKEFLAVTYLTTSEKSAEAKYNIAYNQFLTEQYKESQKTIFELINQQPGYDYWIGKGFILLSDDYAALKDLFNAKYALQALIEKSSNIELVTIAKEKLNRLNEIEAKAKAEAELKKEKKVETEIQFKPDNPKDSALYKQEGK, from the coding sequence ATGAACAAGCGGACAGCAATTTATATTTTTCTCTTCGGATTATTTTTTCTGATTTGCATTGCGTTGTTTTCGCAGAAGACGATGGTCTATACAAATCTAGATGCGGATTTCAAATTGGCACTCGAACTTTTCCAGAAACAAAAATTCGGTTCAGCACAAAAACAATTTTCAAAAATTATTTCTCACTACGGCAATGAGCCGCATAACTTAATCCGGATTGACGCAGAATATTATTCCGCTCTCTGCGCGCTGGAACTTTTTAATAAGGACGCGGAACTGCTTCTGAAAAATTTTATTTCTGTTCATCCCGAATCTCCGCGCACTCAAACCGCCTATTTCCAATTGGGAAAATATAACTATAGAAAAAAACAATACAACAAAGCACTGGAGTGGTTTGCAAAGGTGGATGTGTATGACTTGAACAACGAAGAGTTATCGGAATTTTATTTTAAACGCGGATATAGTTTTTTTGAGGAAGACAGCATGGTGCAGGCGAAAAAAGATTTTTTCGAAATCAAAGACATTGACAATAAATACGCTTCACCGGCAACTTATTATTACGGGCATATTTCTTATCGTGAAAAAAATTATCAGACCGCACTTCAGCATTTTCAGAAATTAAAAAGAAATGAAAACTTCGGAGCGATTGTTCCTTATTATATAGCCCAGATTTTTTTTCTGCAGGAAAAATACGACAGCGCCATTGTTTATGCCAAGCCGCTGCTCGATTCCGGAAATGTGAAGCGGGTTCCCGAACTCACAAAAATTATGGGCGAATCTTACTACCGCACTTCAAAATATAATGAGGCAATTCCCTATTTGGAAAAATATAAATCGTTAGCGGGAAATTTAAATCGCAATGAATGGTATCAGCTTGGATATGCGTATTACAAAATTGAAAAATTTTCCGAAGCAATTCCATGCTTTCAGAATTCCATAGCGGAAAGAGACAGCATTTCACAAAACGCACATTATCATCTGGGAGATTGTTATGTGCGGGTTTCCATCGTGGAAAAAAAATCATTGCACATGCTCGCTAAAAATTCTTTTGAAGCAGCATATAAAATAGATTTTGATAAATCAATTACGGAAGATGCACTTTTCAATTACGCGAAACTCTGCTATGAACTTTCGTACTCACCTTTCAACGAAGCGCTCTCCGCACTCAGCGCATACATAAATAAATATCCCGATTCTCCGCGGCTCGATGAGTGCTATAAATACCTGGTGAATGTTTATCTCTCCACAAAAAATTACAAAGAGGCGATGAAATCCATTGAGAGCATGAAATCGCTGAATGAGGAAATGAAAACGGCTTACCAGAAAATTTCTTTTCTCTACGGCTTGCAATTATTCGCCAACAATCACTTGCAGGAAACAATTATTTACCTGAATAAATCTTTAACTCATCCTGTGAACAGCACCTATACTTCACTCGCGCATTACTGGAAGGGCGAAACTTTTTACCAGATGTCGGAAAAAGCAGGAATGAAATTCGGTTTGGATTCTTCCATCCTTTCCTACAAAACATTTCTCTCTTCTCCCGGAGCAATCAACAACAATGAATTTTTCGCAGCACATTATAATCTCGGCTACGCAAACTTTAAAAAGGAGAATTATTCCGAAGCCAATGTTTGGTTCAGAAAATATGCAGGATTAAAATCAAACGAGCCGAAAGAAAAAATGAACGATGCCTATTTGAGAATTGGCGATGGTTTTTTCATGATGAAAGATTACACTAATGCAGTGGATTATTACGATGAAGCGCTGAAAACCGGAAAGCGCGATGCCGATTACGCGCTCTACCAGAAAGCACTTGCACAAGGCGTGCTCGGAAAAAAAGAAGCGAAGGTGAATACGCTCGCAGAACTTCTCTCGAACTATTCCGGCAAACAAAACCTGCCTGCGGCAGGCAGGTATGAAGCGGCAGCAAAATTTGAACTCGCAAATACGTATGTGCAACTGAACAATGATGAAAACGCACTGGCATACTATAAAAAAGTTGTGAATGAACATCCGGAAACTTCTTTCACTCCGCGCGCGCTGCTGCAAATAGGAAGAATAGAAGCGAAGAAAAAAGAATACGACCATTCACTTGCAACGCTCGATAAAGTCCTTGCTTCCTATCCGAAAACCACCGAAGCATTTGAAGCCATCCGCGCCATGCGCGATATTTACAAAGCGAAAGGCGACATGGATGCATACGAAGCGAAACTGAAAAACATTCCTTATGCTGCCGTCACACTCGCTTCACTCGATTCAAGCAATTACGATGTGGCATTTGATTTTTACGACAAAGGCGATTGCGATAACGCAATTAAAAATTTCACAAAGTACATGGAAAAATATCCGAACGGAATTTTTCTCATTCAGGCAAATTATTACAAAGCCGAGTGCGATTTCAAAAATAAAAATTACGAGGCGGCTCTTGGCGGATATCAGTATGTGCTTGATAAACCACTCAACGCTTTCACTGAGTCATCTTTGCTGAAAGGAGCTGGAATAAATTACCGGAATAAAAATTATGAGAGTGCGCTGAAGCAATACGGGCGTCTGGCAGAAGTGGCGGAATATCCCGCAAATGCAAGCGAAGGAAAAACCGGAACCATGCGCTGCTTCTTCAATGTGGGAAAATTGGATTCGGCAAGCGCGGCAGCAAAAAAAGTTCTGGAAATTGAAAAAGTTTCCGATGAAACAAAAGCCGAAGCGCATTTCATCATAGGGAAAAATTATTCGGATATAAAATATTATGATTTGGCGGCAAAAGAATTTCTGGCGGTAACCTATCTGACAACGAGCGAGAAAAGCGCGGAAGCAAAATACAACATTGCCTACAACCAGTTTCTCACAGAGCAATACAAAGAATCGCAGAAAACAATTTTTGAATTGATTAATCAGCAGCCCGGCTATGACTACTGGATTGGCAAAGGATTTATTCTTCTCTCGGATGATTATGCCGCCCTAAAAGATTTATTCAACGCAAAGTATGCATTGCAGGCGTTGATTGAAAAATCTTCGAACATAGAATTAGTTACAATCGCAAAAGAAAAATTAAACCGGCTGAATGAAATTGAAGCGAAAGCAAAAGCCGAAGCCGAACTGAAAAAAGAAAAGAAAGTTGAAACTGAAATACAATTCAAACCCGATAATCCGAAGGACTCGGCATTGTATAAACAGGAAGGGAAGTAA
- a CDS encoding TonB-dependent receptor, with amino-acid sequence MKKNRNILVILFFCTINSFAQKILKDTTVTVVKAFQPTIADAFKINEMPVVKDSVPPIPNLSYSIHSKKVFTPFTVEPLKPAKMVGEPLVKLYNGLVKLGAGNYNTPYAEIFYNNGRSKEYSYGTHLKHFSSSANMEGYGFGGTSDNRIELYGKKFLRKQTLSGGLDYSRNVIHYYGYDTSALFITDNNYIKQRYSNIGGNAALQSHYSDSIHTNYFLKLKYYNLSDFYSTSENNIYASGDFSGYYEKQLIHLPVTVDYYNNKSKTDTANSALISLSPYLTSAGEKWSARIGVGIFMEGNEHDKSRFAFAPKIDFNYNAVDNILIPYAGVTGGLKKNSLQTLTDENPFLIPAPNIKNTNTKWEIYGGMRGSISKTVSYNARTSYSKIEDLYFFVNDYSDAFKKGFNTVYYDVSLLNVHGELQYQHTEKIKFMAKGDYNKYTLPSDSMSPWHRPPMQLTFTANYNLKNKIAATADVFVIGKRFANSYGQVPSANPPSVVWTGITELKPIVDVNLGLEYRYSKKLSAFVHLNNLGFSRYYIWNNYPSYKFNFMAGISMAF; translated from the coding sequence ATGAAAAAGAACAGGAACATACTTGTGATTTTATTTTTCTGCACAATAAATTCGTTTGCGCAGAAAATTCTCAAAGACACCACCGTTACAGTTGTAAAAGCATTTCAGCCAACGATTGCCGATGCTTTCAAAATAAATGAAATGCCGGTGGTAAAAGATTCTGTTCCGCCTATTCCAAATCTTTCCTACTCCATCCATTCAAAAAAAGTTTTCACTCCGTTCACCGTTGAACCGCTGAAGCCGGCAAAAATGGTGGGAGAGCCGCTCGTAAAACTTTACAACGGCTTGGTGAAACTCGGTGCAGGAAATTACAACACTCCCTATGCAGAAATTTTTTACAACAACGGACGCTCAAAGGAATATTCTTACGGAACTCACCTGAAACATTTTTCCTCCAGCGCAAACATGGAAGGTTACGGCTTCGGGGGAACAAGCGACAACCGGATTGAACTCTACGGAAAAAAATTTCTGCGCAAGCAAACACTCAGCGGAGGATTGGATTACAGCAGGAATGTTATTCATTATTACGGATACGATACATCCGCTTTATTTATTACGGATAACAACTATATCAAACAGCGCTATTCAAACATCGGGGGAAATGCTGCGCTGCAAAGCCATTACAGCGATTCCATTCATACAAATTATTTTCTGAAACTGAAATACTACAACCTCTCCGATTTTTATTCCACTTCTGAAAATAATATTTATGCATCGGGAGATTTCAGCGGCTATTACGAAAAGCAGTTGATTCATCTTCCGGTTACGGTGGATTATTACAACAACAAATCGAAAACAGATACGGCAAACTCAGCGCTCATTTCCCTTTCGCCCTACTTAACTTCCGCAGGAGAAAAATGGAGCGCACGCATTGGAGTGGGAATTTTCATGGAAGGAAACGAACACGATAAAAGCCGTTTTGCTTTTGCACCGAAAATTGATTTTAATTATAATGCAGTGGACAACATTCTCATTCCCTATGCAGGAGTTACCGGAGGATTGAAAAAGAATTCTCTCCAAACACTCACGGATGAAAATCCTTTTCTTATTCCTGCGCCAAACATAAAAAACACAAACACCAAATGGGAAATCTATGGCGGCATGCGCGGAAGCATCAGCAAAACCGTTTCGTACAATGCGCGCACTTCCTACAGCAAAATTGAGGACCTGTATTTTTTTGTGAACGATTACAGCGATGCTTTCAAAAAAGGATTCAACACGGTTTACTATGATGTTTCCCTGCTGAATGTGCACGGAGAATTGCAGTACCAGCACACCGAGAAAATAAAATTCATGGCAAAAGGCGATTACAACAAATACACTCTGCCTTCCGACAGCATGAGCCCCTGGCACCGGCCGCCTATGCAACTTACCTTCACTGCAAATTATAATCTGAAAAATAAAATTGCGGCAACTGCCGATGTGTTTGTGATTGGAAAACGCTTCGCTAATTCGTACGGGCAGGTGCCTTCCGCAAATCCGCCAAGCGTGGTGTGGACAGGTATTACGGAATTAAAACCCATAGTGGATGTAAATCTTGGATTGGAATACCGCTACAGCAAAAAACTTTCCGCCTTTGTGCATTTGAACAATCTTGGTTTCTCGCGCTATTATATCTGGAATAATTATCCTTCGTATAAATTTAATTTCATGGCTGGGATTTCGATGGCATTTTGA
- a CDS encoding ATP-binding cassette domain-containing protein has translation MPLDTIIEFSKASIFQKHNLVLTNISLTIDKGEFVYLVGKTGSGKSSLLRTLYADIPLLQGEGKIAGYDLKKIQRKEIPLLRRKLGIVFQDFQLLSDRSVNDNLLFVMKATGWKNKDDALKRAQEVLEKVNLGTKGFKMPHELSGGEQQRVVIARALINEPEVILADEPTGNLDTETAQEIVGLLYEISKAGRAVMIATHDFHLFEHFTGRTIRCENGRITDTKITPSVS, from the coding sequence ATGCCGCTCGATACAATTATAGAATTCAGCAAGGCGTCTATCTTTCAGAAACATAATTTAGTTCTTACCAATATTTCACTCACCATTGACAAAGGAGAATTTGTTTACCTCGTTGGAAAAACAGGAAGCGGAAAGAGCAGTTTGCTGCGAACGCTCTATGCAGATATTCCGCTTTTGCAAGGTGAAGGAAAAATTGCCGGCTACGATTTGAAAAAAATACAACGAAAGGAAATTCCTCTGCTCAGAAGAAAACTTGGAATTGTGTTTCAGGATTTTCAATTGCTATCCGACCGAAGCGTGAACGATAATTTACTTTTTGTGATGAAAGCAACCGGCTGGAAAAATAAAGATGATGCGCTGAAACGTGCACAGGAAGTTTTGGAAAAAGTAAATCTTGGTACGAAAGGTTTTAAAATGCCGCACGAACTTTCTGGGGGAGAACAGCAGCGTGTTGTCATCGCGCGCGCACTGATTAATGAACCGGAAGTTATTCTTGCCGATGAACCAACCGGAAATCTCGATACCGAAACCGCGCAGGAAATTGTCGGGCTGCTTTATGAAATTTCAAAAGCGGGAAGAGCAGTGATGATTGCCACTCATGATTTTCATTTGTTCGAACATTTTACAGGAAGAACCATTCGCTGCGAGAACGGAAGAATAACAGACACTAAAATAACTCCATCAGTTTCCTGA
- a CDS encoding gliding motility-associated C-terminal domain-containing protein: MKFNRNLLPLVFLFFIFYFPFFVSAAAPLSASAGNNTGVCPGDSVQIGGNPAATGGTPLYVFSWQPAASLSNPAIANPYAQPSASTNYTLTVTDAMGNSSMSVVNVSVYSLPTVSAGPDQTIIEGTNTVLQGSGALHYYWTPTLYLYMQNSATPVAEPQDSTTFCVIGVDGNGCANADCMKIYVIPSDELFFYNAFTPNHDGLNDVFYIGNIMKYPENRFEVYNRNGKLVYNAAPYLNDWDGKVDGNELPCATYYYVLDPGSGKEKIHGAVTIIR; this comes from the coding sequence ATGAAATTTAACCGCAATCTGTTGCCGTTGGTTTTTTTATTTTTCATTTTCTATTTTCCATTTTTTGTTTCTGCTGCCGCACCGCTTTCCGCCAGCGCGGGAAACAACACGGGCGTTTGCCCGGGTGATTCCGTTCAGATTGGAGGAAACCCCGCAGCCACCGGAGGAACTCCGCTTTATGTTTTTTCCTGGCAGCCCGCTGCTTCGTTGAGCAATCCTGCTATTGCAAATCCGTATGCGCAGCCGTCTGCTTCCACCAATTACACGCTCACGGTAACTGATGCAATGGGAAATTCTTCTATGTCGGTGGTGAATGTTTCCGTTTATTCTCTTCCCACAGTAAGCGCAGGTCCCGATCAAACCATTATTGAAGGAACAAATACTGTTTTGCAGGGAAGCGGAGCCCTGCATTATTACTGGACTCCCACTCTATATCTTTACATGCAGAATTCCGCCACACCGGTTGCCGAGCCGCAGGACAGCACCACGTTTTGCGTAATAGGCGTGGACGGAAACGGCTGTGCAAATGCCGACTGCATGAAAATTTATGTCATACCCAGCGATGAATTATTTTTTTACAATGCTTTTACTCCCAATCATGACGGGCTGAACGATGTTTTTTACATAGGAAACATTATGAAGTATCCGGAAAACAGATTTGAAGTATACAACCGAAACGGAAAATTGGTCTACAACGCTGCACCTTATCTGAATGACTGGGACGGCAAAGTGGACGGAAACGAACTTCCCTGCGCCACCTATTATTATGTGCTTGACCCCGGAAGCGGAAAAGAAAAAATTCACGGAGCAGTTACCATTATACGATGA
- a CDS encoding DUF433 domain-containing protein: protein MKQRQNRDIINVDREILGGTPVFRGTRVPIQTLFDYLEGNYSLDEFLNDFPSVKKKQALSLLKSAEKLLIA, encoded by the coding sequence ATGAAACAAAGGCAAAATAGAGATATAATTAATGTTGACCGTGAAATTTTGGGAGGCACTCCTGTTTTTCGCGGAACGCGCGTTCCCATTCAAACGCTTTTTGATTACCTGGAAGGAAATTATTCGCTTGATGAATTTCTAAATGATTTCCCCTCCGTAAAAAAGAAACAGGCGCTTTCTCTGCTTAAGTCCGCAGAAAAACTTCTGATTGCCTGA
- a CDS encoding aspartate kinase, with product MKVFKFGGASVKDTDSVRNVASVLKRFPDENIVVVISAMGKTTNVLEKLVDAFFYKRENQNSVFEEIKKYHSDVIKNLFADSSHSIYKELDYIFLELKKNISSNSSGIYNTEYDRIVSFGEIISTKIVSAYLDEAGIKNKWLDAREIIRTDSTWREGKVDWEFTEQKSKTFFEVGGIFVTQGFIGKTSDNFTTTLGREGSDYTAAIIAYCMNAESVIIWKDVPGVMNADPKWFDETKLIDQMSYQDAIELSYYGATVIHPKTIKPLQNKKIPLYVKSFLQPDEKGTVINDFQSPLPVPCFIFKINQILLSISPKDFSFIEEKNFSNIFETFSEHTVKINVMQNSAISFSVCVDNDERKIPILISDLKKNFRVLYNDNLELITIRYYDQSTIERVCIGKKILLEHKSRYTVQLVVKNR from the coding sequence ATGAAGGTTTTCAAATTTGGCGGTGCTTCGGTTAAAGACACAGATTCTGTTCGTAATGTTGCCTCGGTGCTGAAAAGATTTCCGGATGAAAATATCGTTGTGGTAATTTCTGCTATGGGGAAAACCACCAATGTGCTGGAAAAATTGGTTGACGCTTTTTTTTATAAAAGAGAAAATCAAAATTCCGTTTTTGAAGAAATAAAAAAATATCATTCTGATGTTATCAAAAATTTATTTGCTGATTCTTCACATTCTATTTACAAAGAACTCGACTATATTTTTTTGGAACTAAAAAAAAATATTTCCAGCAATTCATCAGGCATTTATAATACGGAATATGACCGGATAGTTTCATTCGGAGAAATTATTTCAACAAAAATTGTTAGTGCTTACCTGGACGAAGCGGGAATAAAAAACAAATGGCTTGATGCACGGGAAATCATTCGCACCGATAGCACATGGAGAGAAGGAAAAGTGGATTGGGAATTTACAGAGCAGAAATCAAAAACGTTTTTTGAAGTAGGCGGAATTTTTGTTACGCAGGGTTTCATAGGAAAAACCTCTGATAATTTTACTACTACGCTTGGCCGCGAAGGTTCTGATTACACAGCGGCAATTATTGCTTACTGCATGAATGCCGAAAGTGTAATCATCTGGAAAGATGTTCCGGGCGTGATGAATGCCGACCCGAAATGGTTTGATGAAACAAAATTAATTGACCAGATGAGTTATCAGGATGCGATTGAACTTTCCTACTATGGTGCAACGGTGATTCATCCGAAAACCATTAAGCCGCTGCAGAATAAAAAAATTCCGCTCTATGTAAAATCATTTCTTCAGCCGGATGAAAAAGGAACGGTCATCAATGATTTTCAATCACCGCTGCCGGTTCCTTGTTTCATTTTCAAGATAAATCAGATTCTTCTTTCCATTTCTCCGAAAGATTTTTCATTCATCGAGGAGAAAAATTTCAGCAATATATTTGAAACTTTTTCCGAACACACGGTTAAAATTAATGTGATGCAGAATTCTGCCATCAGTTTTTCTGTATGCGTGGATAACGATGAACGGAAAATTCCAATTCTGATTTCGGATCTCAAAAAAAATTTCCGCGTGCTTTACAACGATAACCTTGAACTTATTACCATCCGCTATTATGACCAATCCACCATTGAACGCGTGTGCATCGGAAAAAAAATTCTGCTTGAACACAAGAGCCGCTATACTGTTCAATTAGTTGTAAAAAATAGATAG